In Halichondria panicea chromosome 17, odHalPani1.1, whole genome shotgun sequence, a single window of DNA contains:
- the LOC135351769 gene encoding growth arrest-specific protein 7-like isoform X1, protein MAEELEVDFEFVKAIYTFTGEGPAIPLPFAECTVVLVAERTDDGWCRGFSCGKEGWFPTSYVKPLANSELIQRGIKPSALAAVLHSTEWMALGTNEDKVYYVNTSNQTTTWDLPVVTALPTAIPSEPIPPTATNGHKHQHIEPSKAQKPKKPKYIVVNGVTFIENIDDQLPLNPNEMSYVDHFWADKGDQTGYDIILEKHLNGKYAMKDMVEFFKERAAIEEQYAKALLKLSKSTLADNEEGTIGKAWQSMKAELRHRSEAHGKFVEQLQKEMEKPLFEFKESQKKGRKEHQQIMDRSRKQVQAFDTSIDKIKGVVSGKPHKVKRPSSDVDLKNILRRRTSAGNPGEDLRKLEENYNQAQGQWMDNMISACDDYEKQEDERSTFLKGHFLQYIGICCTVDEASAESLSRVNDAVDRINSKADREFFIKTKGTGTTRPVDRVFD, encoded by the exons ATGGCTGAAGAATTAGAAGTAGACTTTGAAtttgtgaaggctatctacaCCTTCACTGGTGAAGGCCCAGCAATTCCTTTGCCGTTTGCCGAGTGCACAGTGGTGCTAGTAGCTGAGAGAACAGATGATGGGTGGTGCAGAGGCTTTTCTTGTGGCAAAGAGGGGTGGTTCCCGACCTCCTATGTCAAGCCACTggccaacagtgagctgataCAG CGAGGTATCAAACCCTCTGCCCTAGCTGCAGTGCTGCACTCAACAGAGTGGATGGCCCTCGGGACTAATGAGGACAAAGTCTACTACGTCAACACCTCCAACCAGA CAACCACCTGGGACCTGCCAGTAGTGACTGCCCTTCCTACGGCTATACCCTCTGAGCCCATCCCCCCCACTGCAACCAATGGGCACAAACACC AGCATATCGAGCCCTCTAAAGCACAA AAGCCCAAGAAACCAAAGTACATTGTG GTAAATGGAGTAACATTCATTGAGAACATAGATGACCAACTACCCTTAAATCCCAATGAGATGAGTTATGTGGATCACTTCTGG GCGGACAAAGGAGATCAGACGGGCTATGACATTATTTTAGAAAAACACTTGAACGGCAAGTATGCCATGAAAGATATGGTGGAGTTCTTCAAAGAAAG AGCTGCCATTGAGGAGCAATACGCTAAGGCCTTGTTAAAGCTGTCCAAGTCAACACTGGCAGACAATGAAGAAGG TACCATTGGCAAAGCATGGCAGTCGATGAAGGCTGAGCTGAGACATCGCTCAGAAGCTCATGGAAAATTTGTTGAGCAG CTTCAAAAGGAAATGGAGAAACCACTGTTTGAATTTAAAGAATCACAGAAGAAGGGAAGAAAGGAG CATCAACAGATTATGGACCGGTCACGTAAACAAGTTCAAGCGTTTGATACCTCCATTGATAAG ATTAAAGGTGTTGTATCAGGCAAGCCTCACAAAGTGAAAAGG CCTTCTTCTGACGTTGACCTCAAGAACATTCTCAGAAGAAGAACAAGTGCTGGTAATCCTG GGGAGGACCTACGGAAACTGGAGGAAAATTATAACCAGGCACAGGGGCAATGGATGGACAATATGATTAGCGCTTGTGAT GACTATGAGAAACAGGAGGATGAACGATCTACTTTCCTAAAGGGACACTTCTTGCAGTACATTGGTATCTGCTGTACAGTAGATGAAGCCAGTGCTGAG tCATTGTCAAGAGTAAATGATGCAGTGGACAGGATTAACAGCAAGGCAGATAGAGAGTTCTTTATCAAGACAAAGGGAACTGGAACTACGAGACCAGTAGATCGTGTCTTTGACTGA
- the LOC135351762 gene encoding gamma-aminobutyric acid type B receptor subunit 2-like, whose amino-acid sequence MKSYFVLLGFLYMVSLPWECYSILLCDSDCRNNPLEICQDIPKTKTLLSVMALFPCNVAGFRARGLTVAAQMAVQKIANESNLLSGYRLKLQVENTMCDQLAAIRAFINQLSLVQGEQDQRYMIIGPGCSVGAFTTAEVAPFYSLTQIGYTTTSVSLSNKRRFPNFLRTISSDNASIATVAALARKFEWKQVAIVSVRDDLFSNLTSVQNAVLVQENVRVLPFPYDSGLTPSETNLRLENIVDQLNTSGARIVLLNIYEDAARQIFCLAYKRGMIHPRYTFISHYWWSEFWWTDQSGSNCSVQELTNAIFMSLAVDHFPTPLEEEMNARTDVGYDSPGAFWTDFERNLNSLNYPRSEALRQAAFVYDAVWIAAIALNTTSTQLQNGTVLGANRLEQFNHFLNSTVTREINQLILNAARNSNFQGVSGKVKLNVFGDREPVRKVYQYLYTQVVDPNIDANNDTAFAFADSIGTLTFLPDHSIQTVFPDGVTVDSELVTISQVLFIIYTIIACLGIIFAIACMVFNLVFRKKRIVKLSSPYLNLLMISGAILFYIVVIMFGLDINFVDFTAVDIVRCQVSVWLASIGFSLLFGTMLAKTWRVYYIFKNIRLKKRPLKDWMLFLIVMVMVGVDVVFLIIVSVDSFRRKLQQRDLIDRPDGEVPLLAYQCMSAASNIWIPVLLVIKSLYLVVGVFLATQTYNVKLKRLRDSKLIVACVCTTVVVALVATIVGLSVNDSSVAYGVYGFCILSMVTVILFTLFGTLMIELYQNPSGETDISTVASVGNNYLDSTNKGNSEDQAKVDQLKQTIQSLKTDIKEKKRQSENFLSSPLHSDIHVSSNTNLLLNHVTPPAHDYETQDNGDANEKTNGESVGVIANEDCKELSPMNVEVEIIANTVDILQI is encoded by the exons ATGAAGTCTTACTTTGTGCTTTTGGGCTTTTTGTATATGGTCAGCCTCCCCTGGGAATGTTATTCTATTCTGCTCTGTGATAGTGACTGTAGGAACAATCCACTGGAGATTTGCCAGGATATTCCAAAGACCAAGACTCTGTTGAGTGTGATGGCGCTTTTCCCTTGCAATGTAGCAGGCTTTAGAGCAAGAGGACTAACTGTAGCAGCACAAATGGCAGTGCAAAAGATTGCTAATGAGTCTAATCTGTTAAGTGGTTACAGATTGAAACTGCAAGTTGAAAATACCATG TGTGATCAGTTGGCTGCCATCAGAGCGTTCATTAACCAGCTGTCACTAGTCCAAGGGGAGCAGGATCAGCGCTACATGATCATTGGTCCGGGCTGCTCAGTGGGTGCGTTCACCACAGCCGAAGTGGCTCCATTCTACAGTCTAACACAG ATCGGCTATACTACCACCTCTGTATCCCTATCAAACAAGAGACGCTTTCCTAACTTCCTGCGAACCATCTCCTCGGACAATGCCAGCATTGCCACAGTAGCAGCACTCGCCAGAAAGTTTGAATGGAAGCAAGTGGCTATTGTGTCAGTGAGGGACGATCTATTCTCCAAT TTGACCAGTGTGCAGAATGCTGTCTTGGTGCAGGAAAATGTGAGGGTGCTGCCGTTCCCTTATGATAGTGGACTGACACCAAGTGAAACTAACTTACGGTTGGAGAACATTGTTGATCAACTCAAT ACGTCAGGGGCCAGGATTGTTCTGTTAAATATCTATGAAGATGCTGCAAGACAAATATTTTGTTTG GCATACAAAAGGGGGATGATACACCCGCGTTACACATTCATCAGCCATTACTGGTGGTCGGAGTTTTGGTGGACTGACCAGTCTGGCTCAAACTGTTCAGTACAGGAGCTTACTAATGCCATCTTTATGTCTCTGGCGGTCGACCACTTCCCAACCCCCTTGGAGGAGGAGATGAATGCTCGGACAGATGTGGGATAT GATTCTCCAGGTGCTTTCTGGACAGATTTTGAGCGTAATCTAAACAGCCTTAACTACCCTCGCAGTGAAGCCCTGAGACAGGCGGCTTTTGTGTACGATGCAGTATGGATAGCTGCAATTGCTCTCAACACGACCTCTACACAGCTGCAGAATGGGACCGTACTAGGAGCAAACAGGTTGGAACAGTTCAACCATTTCCTCAATTCGACGGTCACTAGAGAAATTAATCAACTTATTCTCAACGCAGCCCGAAATTCAAATTTCCAAGGAGTCTCT GGTAAGGTCAAATTGAACGTTTTCGGTGATCGTGAGCCAGTCAGAAAGGTGTACCAATATCTCT ACACGCAGGTGGTAGACCCCAACATTGATGCTAACAATGACACTGCATTTGCTTTCGCGGACAGCATCGGTACTCTGACATTCTTGCCCGATCACAGTATACAGACGGTCTTTCCTG ATGGGGTCACGGTGGATTCGGAGCTGGTCACAATAAGCCAGGTGCTGTTTATCATCTACACTATCATTGCCTGTTTGGGCATCATCTTTGCCATTGCTTGCATGGTCTTCAACCTTGTGTTCCGTAAAAAACG AATTGTCAAGCTGTCCAGTCCATATCTGAACCTGCTCATGATATCAGGAGCTATTCTCTTCTACATTGTGGTTATCATGTTTGGGTTGGACATCAACTTTGTAGATTTCACTGCTGTCGACATTGTGCGCTGTCAG GTGTCAGTATGGCTGGCCTCCATTGGGTTCTCTCTTCTCTTTGGAACCATGCTGGCCAAAACATGGAGGGTGTACTACATCTTCAAGAACATCAGACTCAAGAAGAGA CCTCTCAAAGACTGGATGCTGTTTCTCATTGTCATGGTGATGGTAGGTGTTGACGTGGTGTTTCTCATCATAGTCTCTGTAGACTCTTTCCGACGGAAGCTCCAACAAAGGGATCTTATCGATCGCCCA GATGGTGAGGTTCCTCTGCTCGCCTATCAATGTATGTCAGCTGCCTCTAACATTTGGATACCCGTCCTGCTGGTCATCAAGTCTCTCTACCTCGTGGTGGGCGTGTTCTTAGCCACACAGACGTATAATGTCAAGCTCAAGAGATTGAGGGATTCCAAACTGATTGTAGCATGTGTGTGCACCACTGTTGTCGTGGCACTGGTGGCTACCATTGTGGGACTGTCTGTTAATGATTCTAGTGTGGCATACGGAGTGTACGGATTCTGCATTCTCTCCATGGTAACTGTCATCTTGTTCACCTTGTTTGGAACATTG ATGATAGAGCTCTACCAGAACCCCTCGGGTGAGACGGATATTAGCACTGTGGCCAGCGTGGGCAACAACTATCTGGACAGTACCAACAAAGGTAACTCTGAAGACCAGGCCAAGGTTGATCAGCTTAAGCAGACCATTCAGTCACTCAAGACTGACATAAAAGAA AAAAAGCGACAGTCTGAAAACTTCCTGTCGTCTCCACTGCATagtgacatacatgtaagcaGCAACACCAACCTACTACTGAATCATGTAACACCGCCAGCACACGACTATGAGACTCAAGATAATGGTGATGCAAACGAAAAAACAAATGGAGAGTCAGTTGGTGTAATTGCTAATGAAGATTGCAAGGAGTTGTCACCAATGAATGTCGAAGTGGAGATTATAGCGAACACTGTAGATATACTGCAGATATAG
- the LOC135351769 gene encoding growth arrest-specific protein 7-like isoform X2, whose translation MRTKSTTSTPPTRDVCVTEFNCSCFNSWKYYQDITVNNYDYNIYRVSNAILFRLQIVSFPIRCGERERERERERERSFKSATTWDLPVVTALPTAIPSEPIPPTATNGHKHQHIEPSKAQKPKKPKYIVVNGVTFIENIDDQLPLNPNEMSYVDHFWADKGDQTGYDIILEKHLNGKYAMKDMVEFFKERAAIEEQYAKALLKLSKSTLADNEEGTIGKAWQSMKAELRHRSEAHGKFVEQLQKEMEKPLFEFKESQKKGRKEHQQIMDRSRKQVQAFDTSIDKIKGVVSGKPHKVKRPSSDVDLKNILRRRTSAGNPGEDLRKLEENYNQAQGQWMDNMISACDDYEKQEDERSTFLKGHFLQYIGICCTVDEASAESLSRVNDAVDRINSKADREFFIKTKGTGTTRPVDRVFD comes from the exons ATGAGGACAAAGTCTACTACGTCAACACCTCCAACCAGA GATGTGTGTGTAACTGAGTTCAATTGTTCCTGCTTTAACAGTTGGAAGTATTATCAAGA CATAACGGTGAACAATTATGACTACAATATATACCGGGTTTCGAATGCGATACTCTTTCGATTGCAAATTGTGAGTTTTCCCATACGCTGcggggagagagagagagagagagagagagagagagagagaagctTCAAAAGTG CAACCACCTGGGACCTGCCAGTAGTGACTGCCCTTCCTACGGCTATACCCTCTGAGCCCATCCCCCCCACTGCAACCAATGGGCACAAACACC AGCATATCGAGCCCTCTAAAGCACAA AAGCCCAAGAAACCAAAGTACATTGTG GTAAATGGAGTAACATTCATTGAGAACATAGATGACCAACTACCCTTAAATCCCAATGAGATGAGTTATGTGGATCACTTCTGG GCGGACAAAGGAGATCAGACGGGCTATGACATTATTTTAGAAAAACACTTGAACGGCAAGTATGCCATGAAAGATATGGTGGAGTTCTTCAAAGAAAG AGCTGCCATTGAGGAGCAATACGCTAAGGCCTTGTTAAAGCTGTCCAAGTCAACACTGGCAGACAATGAAGAAGG TACCATTGGCAAAGCATGGCAGTCGATGAAGGCTGAGCTGAGACATCGCTCAGAAGCTCATGGAAAATTTGTTGAGCAG CTTCAAAAGGAAATGGAGAAACCACTGTTTGAATTTAAAGAATCACAGAAGAAGGGAAGAAAGGAG CATCAACAGATTATGGACCGGTCACGTAAACAAGTTCAAGCGTTTGATACCTCCATTGATAAG ATTAAAGGTGTTGTATCAGGCAAGCCTCACAAAGTGAAAAGG CCTTCTTCTGACGTTGACCTCAAGAACATTCTCAGAAGAAGAACAAGTGCTGGTAATCCTG GGGAGGACCTACGGAAACTGGAGGAAAATTATAACCAGGCACAGGGGCAATGGATGGACAATATGATTAGCGCTTGTGAT GACTATGAGAAACAGGAGGATGAACGATCTACTTTCCTAAAGGGACACTTCTTGCAGTACATTGGTATCTGCTGTACAGTAGATGAAGCCAGTGCTGAG tCATTGTCAAGAGTAAATGATGCAGTGGACAGGATTAACAGCAAGGCAGATAGAGAGTTCTTTATCAAGACAAAGGGAACTGGAACTACGAGACCAGTAGATCGTGTCTTTGACTGA
- the LOC135351771 gene encoding zinc transporter ZIP11-like isoform X1, with protein sequence MLSGYHPLIQALLGTLLTWGLTAAGAALVFVLQTSKQHQRKILDASLGFAAGVMLAASYWSLLAPAIEMASESGMYGSLIFLPIAVGFVAGAVFVYLADLLLPLLGVHSSDWSVAYHGVESSEKRRWRTESMSDAEEGDPDQQGSSPVRSVAFSESGEHVRRRLGSSGSGDKVTEAVGGVGVAAGVSWRRILLLIIAITVHNIPEGLAVGVAFGAIGKSPSATLDRARSLTLGIGIQNFPEGLAVSLPLRAAGMDVWKSFWYGQLSGMVEPLAGLLGALSVVVAEPLLPYALAFAAGAMVYVVADDIIPEAHSSGNGRLSSIFVVVGFIVMMSLDVGLG encoded by the exons ATGCTGAGTGGGTACCATCCTCTGATACAGGCTCTCTTAGGGACACTGCTGACCTGGGGTCTAACTGCAGCTGGAGCTGCCCTAGTGTTTGTATTACAAACTAGCAAG CAACATCAAAGGAAGATATTGGATGCTAGCCTTGGATTTGCTGCTGGA GTGATGCTGGCTGCGTCTTATTGGTCCCTATTAGCCCCTGCTATAGAGATGGCTAGCGAGTCTGGGATGTATGGATCACTAATCTTTCTACCCATAGCCGTGGGGTTTGTAGCTGGAGCTGTGTTTGTGTACCTTGCCGACCTGCTCTTGCCGTTACTA GGTGTCCACTCGTCTGATTGGTCAGTTGCATACCACGGCGTGGAGTCAAGTGAGAAGAGACGATGGCGGACTGAGTCAATGAGTGACGCTGAGGAGGGAGACCCAGATCAG CAGGGCTCGTCCCCTGTCAGATCAGTGGCATTCTCAGAATCTGGAGAGCATGTGCGAAGGAGGTTGGGCTCAAGTGGATCAGGTGACAAGGTGACAGAGGccgtgggtggtgtgggtgtggctgcaGGAGTCAGCTGGAGGAGAATACTACTCCTCATTATAGCCATCACAGTACATAACATACCAG AGGGACTAGCTGTGGGTGTTGCGTTTGGAGCGATAGGCAAGTCACCCTCAGCCACTCTGGACAGAGCTAG GAGTCTGACTCTGGGTATTGGCATTCAAAACTTCCCTGAGGGGCTGGCAGTCAGTCTGCCACTGAGAGCAGCTGGTATGGATGTCTGGAAGAGTTTCTG GTATGGGCAGTTGAGTGGAATGGTGGAGCCCTTGGCTGGTCTGTTAGGAGCTCTCTCAGTTGTG GTGGCAGAACCCCTTTTGCCGTATGCCCTGGCGTTTGCAGCAGGGGCTATGGTCTATGTTGTGGCTGACGACATTATCCCCGAGGCACATTCGAG TGGTAATGGTCGTCTCTCTTCGATATTTGTGGTGGTGGGCTTCattgtgatgatgtcattagaCGTTGGTCTTGGGTGA
- the LOC135351775 gene encoding B9 domain-containing protein 1-like isoform X1 yields the protein MAEERPSQVQPAAKDPVFLLMVSGQIESAEFPEYDDLYCNYSFVSGQDWAVVSGLCEGITQSTRRSSGPNKHFVWNFPIDVTFKSTNPFGWPQIVVSVYGVNSLGRDEVRGYGCIHLPITPGQHKLKLPMFVPASESHVSKFIAWIFGRSPEFIDPKFISQGEGRELTKTKSQGHVTVSINVVTKDLWKQGFRSGANEPRPTITNSSKQSRTVQL from the exons ATGGCAGAAGAGAGGCCTTCACAAGTACAGCCAGCGGCCAAAGACCCTGTATTTTTATTAATGGTGTCAGGACAGATTGAGTCTGCTGAG TTCCCCGAGTATGATGACCTGTACTGCAACTACTCGTTTGTGTCTGGACAAGATTGGGCAGTTGTCTCA GGGTTGTGTGAAGGTATAACACAATCTACAAGGAGGAGTAGTGGACCTAATAAGCACTTTGTTTGGAACTTTCCTATAGATGTTACCTTCAAAAGCACTAATCCATTCGGAT GGCCCCAGATTGTTGTGAGTGTATACGGAGTGAACAGTCTAGGGCGGGATGAAGTCAGAGGTTATGGCTGTATCCACCTACCTATCACGCCAGGCCA GCACAAGTTAAAGCTACCGATGTTCGTCCCTGCATCAGAGAGTCACGTTTCAAAATTTATAGC GTGGATTTTTGGACGAAGCCCAGAATTCATAGATCCAAAGTTCATTTCACAAGGAGAAGGAAGAGAAT TGACAAAGACTAAATCACAGGGGCATGTGACTGTGAGCATCAATGTTGTTACAAAAGATCTGTGGAAGCAAGGATTCAGAAGTGGAGCAAATGAGCCTCGACCTACCATAACAAATAGCAGTAAACAAAGTAGAACAGTACAGTTATAA
- the LOC135351771 gene encoding zinc transporter ZIP11-like isoform X2, translating into MLSGYHPLIQALLGTLLTWGLTAAGAALVFVLQTSKQHQRKILDASLGFAAGVMLAASYWSLLAPAIEMASESGMYGSLIFLPIAVGFVAGAVFVYLADLLLPLLGVHSSDWSVAYHGVESSEKRRWRTESMSDAEEGDPDQGSSPVRSVAFSESGEHVRRRLGSSGSGDKVTEAVGGVGVAAGVSWRRILLLIIAITVHNIPEGLAVGVAFGAIGKSPSATLDRARSLTLGIGIQNFPEGLAVSLPLRAAGMDVWKSFWYGQLSGMVEPLAGLLGALSVVVAEPLLPYALAFAAGAMVYVVADDIIPEAHSSGNGRLSSIFVVVGFIVMMSLDVGLG; encoded by the exons ATGCTGAGTGGGTACCATCCTCTGATACAGGCTCTCTTAGGGACACTGCTGACCTGGGGTCTAACTGCAGCTGGAGCTGCCCTAGTGTTTGTATTACAAACTAGCAAG CAACATCAAAGGAAGATATTGGATGCTAGCCTTGGATTTGCTGCTGGA GTGATGCTGGCTGCGTCTTATTGGTCCCTATTAGCCCCTGCTATAGAGATGGCTAGCGAGTCTGGGATGTATGGATCACTAATCTTTCTACCCATAGCCGTGGGGTTTGTAGCTGGAGCTGTGTTTGTGTACCTTGCCGACCTGCTCTTGCCGTTACTA GGTGTCCACTCGTCTGATTGGTCAGTTGCATACCACGGCGTGGAGTCAAGTGAGAAGAGACGATGGCGGACTGAGTCAATGAGTGACGCTGAGGAGGGAGACCCAGATCAG GGCTCGTCCCCTGTCAGATCAGTGGCATTCTCAGAATCTGGAGAGCATGTGCGAAGGAGGTTGGGCTCAAGTGGATCAGGTGACAAGGTGACAGAGGccgtgggtggtgtgggtgtggctgcaGGAGTCAGCTGGAGGAGAATACTACTCCTCATTATAGCCATCACAGTACATAACATACCAG AGGGACTAGCTGTGGGTGTTGCGTTTGGAGCGATAGGCAAGTCACCCTCAGCCACTCTGGACAGAGCTAG GAGTCTGACTCTGGGTATTGGCATTCAAAACTTCCCTGAGGGGCTGGCAGTCAGTCTGCCACTGAGAGCAGCTGGTATGGATGTCTGGAAGAGTTTCTG GTATGGGCAGTTGAGTGGAATGGTGGAGCCCTTGGCTGGTCTGTTAGGAGCTCTCTCAGTTGTG GTGGCAGAACCCCTTTTGCCGTATGCCCTGGCGTTTGCAGCAGGGGCTATGGTCTATGTTGTGGCTGACGACATTATCCCCGAGGCACATTCGAG TGGTAATGGTCGTCTCTCTTCGATATTTGTGGTGGTGGGCTTCattgtgatgatgtcattagaCGTTGGTCTTGGGTGA
- the LOC135351770 gene encoding bromodomain-containing protein 4-like: MTSHWALFGQLKINTRLLQLMAGGIPLLPNPLFDSSGSPALQAQPQPQYSNNIEICPLLSIPEGLSQQTSLLQVPQTLTNAHIYSTLPQSQSLDYQQIPPLLPTPTTVPGLMQQTISPINLQSTLSQVQPLMHSQPRPLMSQTQSQVRPLMSHPQSQLPAYTQAHVPPLLPQPHSGPHPPPLMPQGQFVPYRPPHRRPGFNPEPRIHDAPLMSGHLPYHPYPSQQRYRGGRGRGRHFRGRGSGAWRSPQSTRDGAHSIGAYYNESMFVDPWAELLIQAGVEGSGKKEQAVRHITDGDTDSKLDQSGCFPTLKLDKGVNDFVEVASGTAQATCTTLETQLVHDKLT, encoded by the exons ATGACCTCCCATTGGGCTTTATTTGGACAGCTGAAAATAAACACCAG GTTGCTGCAGTTAATGGCTGGAGGAATTCCCTTGTTACCAAATCCTCTGTTTGACTCTTCCGGATCCCCAGCACTTCAAGCTCAGCCACAACCACAATATTCAAACAACATAGAAATTTGTCCACTTTTATCAATTCCTGAGGGATTGTCACAGCAAACATCTTTGCTGCAAGTGCCTCAAACTCTGACAAATGCACACATCTACTCAACACTGCCACAGTCACAAAGTCTGGATTACCAACAGATACCACCACTTCTACCTACTCCAACAACTGTACCAGGATTAATGCAACAAACTATATCACCAATCAATTTACAATCTACTCTATCTCAAGTACAACCACTGATGCACTCACAACCAAGACCGCTGATGTCACAGACTCAATCACAAGTCCGGCCATTGATGTCACACCCCCAGTCGCAATTACCAGCGTACACACAGGCTCACGTGCCACCCCTATTGCCACAACCTCACTCTGGACCCCACCCACCACCATTAATGCCTCAAGGTCAATTTGTGCCCTACCGTCCACCTCACAGAAGGCCAGGATTCAATCCGGAACCCCGCATTCATGATGCCCCCCTGATGAGCGGTCACCTACCCTATCATCCATACCCTTCCCAACAGCGGTATCGTGGAGGGCGTGGTCGGGGACGTCATTTCCGAGGCCGGGGCTCTGGAGCATGGAGGAGCCCTCAGTCGACGAGGGATGGTGCTCACTCGATTGGGGCCTACTATAATGAGTCCATGTTTGTGGATCCGTGGGCAGAGCTTCTGATTCAAGCTGGTGTTGAAGGCAGTGGGAAAAAAGAACAGGCTGTGAGACACATTACAGATGGAGACACTGACTCTAAGCTGGATCAATCGGGGTGCTTTCCTACTCTCAAACTAGACAAAGGTGTTAATGACTTTGTGGAAGTGGCAAGTGGTACAGcgcaagctacatgtacaactctAGAAACACAGCTTGTCCACGATAAATTAACTTAG
- the LOC135351775 gene encoding B9 domain-containing protein 1-like isoform X2 → MAEERPSQVQPAAKDPVFLLMVSGQIESAEFPEYDDLYCNYSFVSGQDWAVVSGLCEGITQSTRRSSGPNKHFVWNFPIDVTFKSTNPFGWPQIVVSVYGVNSLGRDEVRGYGCIHLPITPGQHKLKLPMFVPASESHVSKFIAWIFGRSPEFIDPKFISQGEGREWACDCEHQCCYKRSVEARIQKWSK, encoded by the exons ATGGCAGAAGAGAGGCCTTCACAAGTACAGCCAGCGGCCAAAGACCCTGTATTTTTATTAATGGTGTCAGGACAGATTGAGTCTGCTGAG TTCCCCGAGTATGATGACCTGTACTGCAACTACTCGTTTGTGTCTGGACAAGATTGGGCAGTTGTCTCA GGGTTGTGTGAAGGTATAACACAATCTACAAGGAGGAGTAGTGGACCTAATAAGCACTTTGTTTGGAACTTTCCTATAGATGTTACCTTCAAAAGCACTAATCCATTCGGAT GGCCCCAGATTGTTGTGAGTGTATACGGAGTGAACAGTCTAGGGCGGGATGAAGTCAGAGGTTATGGCTGTATCCACCTACCTATCACGCCAGGCCA GCACAAGTTAAAGCTACCGATGTTCGTCCCTGCATCAGAGAGTCACGTTTCAAAATTTATAGC GTGGATTTTTGGACGAAGCCCAGAATTCATAGATCCAAAGTTCATTTCACAAGGAGAAGGAAGAGAAT GGGCATGTGACTGTGAGCATCAATGTTGTTACAAAAGATCTGTGGAAGCAAGGATTCAGAAGTGGAGCAAATGA